Proteins encoded together in one Caldicellulosiruptor saccharolyticus DSM 8903 window:
- a CDS encoding phosphoribosylanthranilate isomerase, with translation MIVKFCGIRREEDVEYCNILRPTMIGLIFANSPRKVEKDVAKRLLAMKNPSIKSVGVFKNQNYSEVLSISKDLQLDFIQLHSSESIEFITYLKSQGFKIIKAVEVENMDDIERSKIYKDIADFILLDRPKGKDVDIIKLAKNADFDFIIAGGITPENIEKYLALNPLGVDVSSGIETNGFKDFNKMKTIMEKLTKCKVGEVKNG, from the coding sequence ATGATAGTGAAGTTTTGCGGCATAAGAAGAGAGGAAGATGTTGAGTACTGTAACATCTTAAGGCCAACTATGATAGGTTTGATCTTTGCCAACAGTCCAAGGAAAGTTGAAAAAGACGTTGCAAAAAGACTGCTGGCTATGAAAAATCCTTCTATAAAATCGGTTGGAGTTTTTAAAAACCAAAATTACAGCGAAGTTTTAAGTATAAGCAAAGATTTACAACTTGACTTTATACAACTACATAGCAGTGAAAGTATCGAGTTTATCACATACTTAAAAAGCCAGGGTTTCAAGATTATTAAGGCTGTTGAGGTAGAAAATATGGATGACATTGAAAGATCAAAAATTTATAAGGACATAGCAGACTTTATTCTTCTCGACAGACCAAAAGGAAAGGATGTAGATATAATAAAGCTTGCAAAAAATGCCGATTTTGATTTTATCATTGCAGGGGGAATTACACCCGAAAATATTGAAAAATATCTTGCGCTCAATCCTCTTGGGGTTGATGTCAGTTCAGGGATAGAGACAAATGGATTTAAAGATTTTAACAAAATGAAAACTATCATGGAAAAATTAACAAAATGCAAGGTTGGTGAAGTTAAAAATGGATAG
- the trpC gene encoding indole-3-glycerol phosphate synthase TrpC: MSVLEKILEVKKKEVEKCKQLVPVEKMKKLAIEKCTSTSCENKFGNIFKKENFCIIGEIKRASPSEGIISENVDVKGIAKLYESLGFFAISVLTEKNFFKGSEQDLMDVRSVTSLPVLRKDFIIDIWQLYQTKMIGADAALLITKALGNKQLSIFIKVLEILDIVPLVEVENEYEIEKALNCGAKLIGINNRNLNDLTIDIRKTERLLKYIPKDVVVISESGIKSREDFEYIRSLGVDGCLIGTSFMKTQNPVEIIGERI, translated from the coding sequence AGAAGTCGAAAAGTGCAAACAATTAGTTCCAGTTGAAAAAATGAAAAAATTAGCTATTGAAAAATGCACTTCTACATCTTGTGAGAACAAGTTCGGGAATATCTTTAAAAAAGAGAATTTTTGTATCATTGGTGAAATAAAGCGTGCATCTCCATCTGAAGGTATAATTTCTGAAAACGTTGATGTCAAAGGAATTGCAAAGCTTTACGAGAGCTTAGGATTTTTTGCAATATCTGTGCTGACAGAAAAGAACTTTTTTAAAGGTTCTGAACAGGACTTAATGGATGTAAGAAGTGTTACTTCTCTCCCTGTTTTGAGGAAGGATTTCATCATCGACATATGGCAGCTGTACCAGACAAAGATGATAGGTGCAGATGCCGCTTTGCTTATCACAAAAGCCTTGGGTAATAAGCAGCTCAGCATTTTTATAAAGGTGTTAGAGATTCTTGACATTGTTCCTCTTGTTGAAGTTGAAAACGAATATGAGATTGAAAAAGCTTTAAATTGCGGGGCTAAATTGATAGGGATTAATAACAGAAATTTGAATGATTTAACAATTGACATCAGAAAAACGGAAAGGCTTTTAAAGTATATTCCAAAAGATGTAGTAGTTATAAGCGAAAGTGGAATAAAATCAAGAGAAGACTTTGAGTATATCCGTTCTTTGGGTGTGGATGGCTGTCTTATAGGAACATCTTTTATGAAGACTCAAAATCCTGTTGAGATAATTGGTGAGAGAATATGA